In one window of Syngnathus scovelli strain Florida chromosome 22, RoL_Ssco_1.2, whole genome shotgun sequence DNA:
- the LOC125992190 gene encoding aldo-keto reductase family 1 member D1 has product MNLTAESHAVPLCDGMSMPLIGLGTYADPRTTPKNTAYNAVKVAIETGYRHIDGALVYFNEHEVGQAIRDKIADGTVKREDIFYCGKLWNTFHPPELVRPALERTLRTLQLEYVDLYIIELPTAFQPGDNFYPKDENGKYIYHDTDLCATWEALEACKDAGLVKSLGVSNFNKRQLELILNKPGLKYKPVSNQVECHPYYTQPKLLEFCRQKEIVIVGYSPLGTSRDASWVNLTCPPLLEDELLVSLAKKYKKTAAQIALRFNVQRGVVVIPKSFSLSRIKENFQIFDFCISEEDMKAVEGLNKNIRFVELLMWADHPEYPFHDDY; this is encoded by the exons atgaatttgacagcTGAGAGTCACGCTGTCCCTCTTTGCGACGGGATGAGCATGCCTTTGATAGGACTTGGTACTTACGCAGATCCACGCACG ACCCCAAAAAACACTGCATACAATGCTGTAAAAGTTGCAATTGAGACAGGATACCGACACATTGATGGTGCTTTGGTTTATTTCAACGAACATGAAGTGGGACAAGCCATCAGGGACAAAATAGCAGATGGAACTGTGAAAAGAGAAGACATTTTCTACTGTGGAAAG CTCTGGAATACCTTCCATCCGCCAGAACTGGTCCGACCTGCTCTggagagaactttgaggacattACAATTAGAATATGTCGACTTATACATCATCGAGTTGCCCACGGCGTTTCAG CCAGGAGATAACTTCTACCCCAAAGATGAGAACGGGAAATATATTTATCACGACACAGATCTCTGTGCTACTTGGGAG gctTTGGAAGCTTGCAAAGACGCCGGGTTGGTGAAATCTCTCGGCGTGTCCAACTTCAACAAACGACAGCTGGAGTTGATCCTCAACAAACCTGGACTGAAATATAAACCGGTTTCAAATCAG GTTGAATGCCATCCTTATTACACTCAGCCAAAGTTGCTGGAGTTCTGCAGGCAGAAAGAAATTGTCATCGTGGGATACAGCCCATTAGGGACATCTAGAGATGCATCCTG GGTCAACTTAACCTGCCCGCCGTTATTGGAGGACGAGCTTCTGGTGTCGCTGGCTAAGAAGTACAAGAAGACGGCAGCTCAGATTGCTCTCAGATTTAACGTGCAGAGGGGAGTTGTGGTCATCCCAAAGAGCTTCAGCCTGTCTCGAATTAAGGAGAACTTTCAG ATCTTTGACTTCTGCATTTCTGAAGAGGACATGAAGGCTGTTGAGGGTTTGAACAAGAATATTCGCTTTGTGGAACTCCTCAT GTGGGCCGATCATCCTGAATATCCATTTCATGATGATtactaa
- the kdm5a gene encoding lysine-specific demethylase 5A encodes MSAIGEFVPPPECPVFEPSWEDFSDPLGFINKIRPIAEKTGICKIRPPEDWQPPFACDVRHFRFTPRVQRLNELEALTRVKLNFLDQIAKFWELQGSKIRFPHVERKVLDLYQLSKVVSSEGGFVTACKEKRWSKVSSRMGFPPGKGTGSLLRSHYERILYPYELFQSGATLTGIQQLYEDGDDGEEVDEGVGEEATEEDEQEEDEDKDGEVDAAQVKERPLAERRSRRLKSERENKEPKGLKLFGASPKMVDLEIVSADDGYTKKHRHLKAQAFAIKMRPRKETLEVNFIDLYFCLMCGRGDEEDRLLLCDGCDDSYHTFCLIPPLQDVPKGDWRCPKCVLEECSKPREAFGFEQAVREYSLQSFGEMADQFKSDYFNMPVHMVPTELVEKEFWRLVSSIEEDVIVEYGADISSKDVGSGFPVRDGKRRLLGDEEEYANSGWNLNNMPVLEQSVLAHINVDISGMKVPWLYVGMCFSSFCWHIEDHWSYSINFLHWGEPKTWYGVPASAAEQLEAVMKKLAPELFQSQPDLLHQLVTIMNPNILMEHGVPVYRTNQCAGEFVVTFPRAYHSGFNQGYNFAEAVNFCTADWLPMGRQCVAHYRRLHRYCVFSHDELLCKMAADPESLDVELAASVVKEMGEMMDEETQLRKTVQEMGVLSSEQEVFELVPDDERQCHKCKTTCFLSALTCSCSPDRLVCLHHAADLCECPLSNKCLRYRYNLEEFPAMLYGVKNRAQSYDTWAKRINEALAADQKNKKDLIELKVLLEDAEDRKYPENSLFRRLREMVKEAETCSSVAQMLLSRKQRHSSRLRSESSRTRSKLTVDELKAFVEQLYKLPCVISQARQVKELLENVEEFHERAQVALADELPDSSKLQALLDMGSGLDVELPELPRLKQELQQARWLDEVRVTLTEPHRVTLELMKRLIDSGVGLAPHLAVEKAMAELQEILTVSEKWEDKARACLQARPRHSMVTLESIVLEARNIPAYLPNILALRDALQKAKDWTSKVDAIQSGSSYAYLEQLENLLARGRSIPVRLDPLAQVESQVASARAWRERTGRTFLKKNSTYTLLQVLSPRVDIGVYGNSKSKRKRVRELMEKDRGGFDPDNLSDVDENPEESRDPSTVVAAFKAKEQKEVEAIHSLRAANLAKMAMADRIEEVKFCLCRKTASGFMLQCELCKDWFHGVCVPLPKTGTQKKLGAGWQNNSKDSKFLCPLCQRSRRPRLETILSLLVSLQKLPVRLPEGEALQCLTERAMSWQDRARRALATEELSSALAKLSVLSQRMVEQAAREKTEKIINAELQKAAANPDLQGHIQTFQQSGFSRATSPRQSVDYDDEETDSDEDIRETYGYDVKDPGEVKPYLFCDDEIPVKSEEVVSHMWPTATPSFCAEHAYSSASKSVVQNVGTPRKQPRKTPLVPRSLEPPVLELSPQAKAQLEELMMLGDLLEVSLDETQHIWRILQATHPPLEERFLQVMEPDDGPMEKSLKIKIKDSEKKRKRKLERAEHHHHHHHHHHHMLMTSAGGPGTLGGVRPSKSKELKRAGLELSLGGKAKKKKLKLGLDKNREMKQLAKRLAKEEKERKRKEKAAAKAEAIREGLEKRKEKKILDIPSKYEWSGAEDSNDENAVCAAKNCQRPCKDKVDWVQCDGGCDEWFHQVCVGVSCEMAENEDYICVDCSLKAGGSRRGGGSTEPPEETVVMLTAPGLLAAGASWPRPPTTAVHLNPAEEPPQNS; translated from the exons ATGTCTGCCATCGGCGAGTTTGTACCCCCTCCGGAATGTCCCGTTTTTGAGCCAAGTTGGGAGGATTTCTCGGACCCCCTTGGATTTATCAACAAGATCCGACCCATCGCTGAGAAAACTGGCATCTGCAAGATCAGACCCCCGGAG GACTGGCAGCCTCCGTTTGCGTGCGACGtgcgtcacttccggtttactcctCGAGTCCAAAGATTGAATGAACTTGAG GCACTCACTCGGGTTAAGCTCAATTTTCTGGATCAAATTGCCAAATTCTGGGAACTGCAGGGATCCAAGATTCGTTTCCCCCACGTGGAGCGGAAAGTCCTAGACCTGTATCAACTCAGCAAG gttgTGTCATCAGAAGGTGGCTTTGTGACCGCGTGTAAAGAGAAGAGGTGGTCCAAAGTGAGCAGCAGAATGGGCTTCCCGCCAGGGAAAGGCACCGGCTCACTCTTGCGGTCCCATTACGAAAGGATCCTTTACCCCTACGAGCTCTTCCAGTCAGGAGCCACTCTAACC GGCATCCAGCAACTCTACGAGGATGGAGACGACGGCGAGGAAGTCGATGAAGGAGTCGGCGAGGAGGCCACGGAGGAGGACGAGCAAGAAGAAGACGAGGACAAAGACGGAGAGGTTGATGCAGCGCAGGTGAAAGAGCGCCCGCTGGCCGAAAGACGCTCAAGGCGACTTAAATCAGAG AGGGAAAACAAAGAACCCAAAGGCCTCAAACTCTTCGGTGCCAGTCCCAAAATGGTGGACTTAGAAATTGTGTCAGCAG ACGACGGCTACACCAAAAAACACCGTCACCTCAAAGCTCAAGCCTTCGCCATCAAAATGAGACCACGCAAGGAGACGCTTGAAGTCAATTTT ATCGACCTATACTTCTGTCTGATGTGCGGGCGTGGCGACGAGGAGGACCGCCTGCTCCTGTGCGACGGCTGCGACGACAGCTACCACACCTTCTGCCTGATTCCGCCTCTCCAAGATGTCCCCAAAGGTGACTGGCGCTGCCCCAAGTGTGTTCTCGAG GAGTGCAGTAAGCCCAGAGAAGCGTTTGGCTTTGAGCAGGCGGTGAGGGAATACTCACTCCAGAGTTTTGGAGAAATGGCCGACCAGTTCAAGTCGGACTACTTCAACATGCCAGTCCAT ATGGTGCCCACCGAGCTGGTGGAGAAAGAATTCTGGCGCCTGGTGAGCAGCATCGAGGAGGACGTCATCGTGGAGTACGGCGCCGACATCAGCTCGAAGGACGTAGGCAGCGGGTTCCCCGTCCGAGACGGCAAGAGGAGGCTGCTTGGAGATGAGGAG GAATACGCCAACTCTGGCTGGAATTTAAACAACATGCCGGTGTTGGAGCAGTCGGTCCTCGCCCACATCAATGTGGACATCTCAGGCATGAAGGTGCCCTGGCTCTACGTCGGCATGTGTTTCTCCTCCTTCTGCTGGCACATCGAGGACCACTGGAGCTACTCCATTAATTTCCTCCATTG GGGCGAGCCGAAGACCTGGTATGGAGTCCCGGCGTCGGCAGCGGAGCAGCTCGAGGCGGTGATGAAGAAGTTAGCTCCCGAGTTGTTTCAGTCGCAGCCGGACCTCCTCCATCAGCTGGTCACCATCATGAACCCCAACATCCTCATGGAGCACGGTGTGCCT gtGTACAGGACCAATCAGTGCGCAGGAGAGTTTGTGGTGACCTTTCCACGAGCTTACCACAGCGGCTTCAATCAGGGTTATAATTTTGCCGAGGCTGTTAACTTCTGCACCGCTGATTGG TTACCGATGGGCCGTCAGTGCGTGGCCCACTACCGACGCCTTCATCGCTATTGCGTCTTCTCTCACGATGAGCTGCtgtgcaaaatggccgccgatcCCGAGAGCCTGGACGTGGAGCTGGCCGCCTCCGTCGTTAAGGAGATGGGGGAGATGATGGACGAGGAGACGCAGCTCAGAAAGACAGTGCAAGAAATG GGGGTGCTGTCTTCCGAGCAGGAAGTTTTTGAGCTGGTCCCCGACGACGAGCGGCAGTGCCATAAGTGCAAGACCACCTGCTTCCTTTCGGCGCTCACCTGCTCTTGTTCTCCGGATCGACTAGTTTGTCTCCACCATGCGGCAGATCTTTGCGAGTGCCCTCTCAGCAACAAGTGCCTCAG ATATCGCTACAATCTGGAGGAGTTTCCCGCCATGCTGTACGGCGTGAAGAATCGTGCGCAGTCGTACGACACTTGGGCAAAAAGGATCAACGAGGCTTTGGCTGCAGACCAGAAGAACAAAAAAG ATCTTATTGAGCTGAAGGTTTTGCTGGAGGACGCCGAGGACAGGAAGTACCCGGAGAATTCTCTATTCCGCCGCCTCCGAGAAATGGTGAAAGAAGCCGAGACCTGCTCGTCCGTAGCTCAGATGTTGCTCAGCCGTAAACAGAGACACAG CAGCCGCTTGCGTTCTGAGAGCAGTCGGACCCGAAGCAAGCTGACGGTGGACGAGCTCAAGGCTTTTGTGGAGCAACTTTACAAGCTCCCCTGCGTCATCAGCCAGGCCAGACAAGTGAAG GAGTTACTTGAGAACGTGGAAGAGTTCCACGAGCGAGCCCAGGTCGCGCTGGCGGACGAACTGCCCGATTCTTCCAAGCTGCAGGCCCTCCTGGACATGGGCAGCGGGCTCGATGTGGAGTTACCTGAGCTTCCTCGCCTCAAACAGGAGCTCCAGCAGGCCCGTTGGCTCGATGAG GTACGCGTCACTTTGACGGAGCCTCACCGCGTCACCCTGGAGCTGATGAAGAGGCTCATCGATTCCGGGGTCGGCCTAGCTCCCCATCTCGCTGTGGAGAAAGCGATGGCTGAACTGCAGGAGATCCTCACCGTCTCTGAAAAATGGGAGGACAAGGCCCGTGCTTGCTTGCAGGCCAG ACCTCGGCACAGTATGGTGACGTTGGAAAGTATCGTGCTGGAGGCCAGGAACATTCCAGCATACCTCCCTAATATTTTAGCGCTACGAGATGCTCTGCAAAAAGCCAAAGACTGGACTTCCAAGGTGGACGCTATTCAG AGCGGGAGTAGCTACGCTTACCTGGAGCAGTTGGAGAACCTGCTGGCTCGGGGTCGTTCCATTCCCGTCCGTCTCGATCCGCTGGCCCAGGTGGAGTCGCAAGTTGCCTCGGCGCGAGCCTGGAGGGAGAGGACCGGCCGCACCTTTCTCAAGAAGAACTCGACGTACACTCTACTCCAG GTTCTCAGTCCTCGCGTGGACATCGGCGTGTACGGCAACAGCAAGAGCAAGCGGAAACGAGTGAGGGAGCTGATGGAGAAAGACCGAGGAGGCTTCGACCCGGACAACTTGAGCGACGTGGACGAGAACCCGGAGGAGTCGCGAGACCCCTCCACCGTGGTCGCTGCCTTCAAAGCCAAAGAGCAGAAAGAGGTGGAAGCCATCCACTCGCTTCGTGCCGCCAACCTGGCCAAGATGGCCATGGCCGATCGAATCGAGGAGGTCAAGTTCTGCCTGTGTCGGAAAACGGCCAGCGGGTTCATGCTGCAGTGCGAGCTGTGCAAGGattggttccacggtgtttgcgtTCCTCTGCCCAAGACGGGAACGCAGAAGAAGCTCGGCGCTGGTTGGCAGAACAATAGCAAGGACTCCAAATTTCTCTGCCCGCTGTGTCAACGGTCCAGGCGGCCGAGGTTGGAGACCATCTTGTCTCTGCTGGTGTCGCTCCAGAAGCTTCCTGTGAGACTACCAGAAGGCGAGGCCCTCCAGTGTTTAACTGAGAGGGCCATGAGTTGGCAG GACCGGGCACGTCGAGCTCTGGCTACGGAGGAACTGTCGTCGGCTCTCGCAAAGCTGTCCGTTTTGAGCCAGCGCATGGTGGAGCAGGCCGCACGGGAGAAGACGGAGAAGATCATCAACGCCGAGTTGCAGAAAGCCGCAGCCAACCCCGACTTGCAG GGTCACATCCAGACCTTCCAGCAGTCAGGCTTCAGCAGAGCCACGTCGCCTCGCCAGTCTGTGGACTACGACGACGAGGAGACGGACTCGGATGAGGACATCCGGGAGACGTACGGTTACGACGTGAAG GATCCAGGTGAGGTGAAACCATACCTCTTCTGCGACGACGAGATCCCGGTTAAATCCGAAGAGGTGGTTAGTCACATGTGGCCGACGGCCACGCCTTCGTTCTGCGCCGAACACGCCTACTCCTCAGCTTCCAAGTCCGTCGTACAAA aTGTGGGAACCCCAAGAAAGCAACCCAGGAAGACTCCTCTGGTACCTCGCAGTCTGGAGCCGCCGGTTCTGGAGCTGTCTCCACAAGCCAAAGCCCAGCTTGAGGAGCTGATGATGCTTGGTGACCTGCTGGAAGTGTCTCTAGATGAGACCCAGCACATCTGGAGGATCCTGCAGGCCACGCATCCCCCCTTGGAGGAGAGGTTCCTCCAGGTTATGGAG cctGATGATGGTCCAATGGAGAAGTCTCTGAAAATTAAAATCAAGGATTcagagaagaagaggaagaggaagctggagcgagccgagcaccaccatcatcaccaccaccatcaccatcaCATGTTGATGACCTCCGCCGGCGGGCCCGGGACGCTGGGCGGCGTTCGACCCTCCAAGTCCAAAGAACTAAAAAGAGCCGGCTTGGAGCTCAGCCTCGGAGGCAAagccaagaagaagaagctgaaactgGGCTTGGATAAGAACCGGGAGATGAAGCAGCTGGCTAAACGTTTAGCCAAGGAGGAGAAAGAGAGGAAGCGGAAAGAGAAAGCCGCCGCGAAAGCAGAAGCCATCAGAGAAGGGCTGGAGAAAAGAAAGGAGAAgaagattctcgacattccctcgAAGTACGAGTGGTCCGGCGCCGAAGACTCCAACGACGAGAACGCCGTGTGCGCCGCCAAAAACTGTCAAAGACCGTGTAAAGACAAg GTGGACTGGGTCCAATGCGACGGCGGCTGCGACGAATGGTTCCACCAAGTCTGCGTGGGCGTCTCCTGCGaaatggccgagaacgaagactACATCTGCGTGGACTGCTCCCTCAAAGCCGGCGGGTCCAGACGAGGAGGGGGCTCGACCGAACCCCCCGAGGAAACCGTGGTGATGCTCACCGCGCCAGGACTGCTGGCAGCCGGCGCTTCTTGGCCCCGCCCCCCCACCACCGCCGTCCATCTAAACCCAGCGGAGGAACCTCCCCAGAACAGTTAG
- the LOC125992181 gene encoding sodium- and chloride-dependent GABA transporter 2 encodes MMADAAKVGVRNGAAVPAREPTSEVKMEERGQWSNKVEFILSVAGSIIGLGNMWRFPYLCYKNGGGAFLIPYLIFLFACGVPVFFLETALGQYTSQGGVTCWRKISPLFEGLGYGTQVIVTLLNFYYIIVLAWGMFYLSFSFSWDLPWSSCNNSWNTENCVEFQRRNTSVNQTIFLNATSPVMEFWERRALRISPGIDHMGSLNWDLVLCLFIAWVMCYFCIWKGVKSTGKVVYFTATFPYLMLIVLLVRGLTLPGAGIGIQFYLYPDLGRLADPQVWMDAGTQIFFSYAICLGSLTALGSYNKYNNNCYRDCLALCFLNSGTSFVAGFAIFSILGFMSYEQNVPISEVAESGPGLAFIAYPRAVTMMPFSPLWAALFFIMIVFLGLDSQFVCVESLVTAIVDMYPATFRRKNRRELFLLLVVFLSFLVGLIMLMEGGMYVFQLFDYYAASGMCLLFMGLFETVCIAWVYGADRFYDNIEDMIGYRPGPYIKYCWMFFTPATCIGTFAFSLIKYTPLKYNNEYVYPWWGYVIGWLLALSSMVCIPLWMAYKISTTQGTFRERIRLLITPSEDLPKTKREQERLLAIFAPEEDTGRNKNNYHPVSAEQDSNL; translated from the exons ATGATGG CTGACGCCGCCAAGGTGGGCGTCCGGAATGGCGCCGCCGTCCCCGCACGAGAACCCACCTCGGAGGTGAAGATGGAGGAAAGGGGCCAGTGGAGCAACAAGGTGGAATTCATCCTGTCCGTCGCCGGATCCATCATCGGTCTGGGGAACATGTGGCGCTTCCCGTACCTCTGCTATAAGAACGGAGGAG GTGCCTTCCTCATCCcgtacctcatcttcctttttgCCTGCGGAGTTCCCGTCTTCTTCCTGGAGACGGCCCTCGGCCAGTACACCAGCCAGGGAGGAGTGACGTGCTGGAGAAAAATCAGCCCCTTGTTTGAAG GTCTTGGCTATGGAACACAAGTGATAGTGACCCTGCTGAACTTCTACTACATCATCGTCCTGGCTTGGGGGATGTTCTACCTATCTTTCTCCTTCTCCTGGGATCTACCTTGGTCTTCCTGCAACAACTCATGGAACACag AAAACTGCGTGGAGTTCCAGAGGAGAAACACCTCCGTCAACCAAACCATCTTCCTCAATGCCACATCTCCGGTTATGGAGTTCTGGGA GAGACGAGCTCTGAGGATCTCGCCCGGGATCGACCACATGGGCTCGCTCAACTGGGATCTGGTCCTGTGTCTGTTCATCGCCTGGGTCATGTGCTACTTCTGCATCTGGAAGGGGGTTAAATCCACAGGAAAA GTGGTCTACTTCACTGCAACCTTCCCCTATCTGATGCTGATCGTGCTTCTGGTGAGAGGACTCACCTTACCTGGTGCAGGGATTGGGATTCAGTTTTACCTCTACCCTGATTTGGGACGTCTAGCAGACCCACAG gtatggATGGATGCTGGGACCCAAATCTTTTTTTCCTATGCTATCTGCTTAGGCTCTTTGACAGCACTAGGCagctataataaatataataacaaCTGCTACAG AGATTGCCTGGCGTTGTGCTTTCTGAACAGCGGCACCAGTTTTGTGGCCGGATTTGCCATCTTTTCCATTTTGGGCTTCATGTCTTACGAGCAGAACGTTCCCATCTCGGAGGTGGCGGAATCCG GTCCCGGTTTAGCTTTCATTGCTTACCCCCGCGCCGTGACCATGATGCCCTTCTCCCCCCTTTGGGCCGCCCTCTTCTTCATCATGATTGTTTTTCTTGGGCTGGACAGTCAG TTTGTATGCGTGGAAAGCCTCGTGACCGCCATCGTCGACATGTACCCCGCCACCTTCCGCCGGAAAAACCGCCGGgagctcttcctcctccttgtgGTCTTCCTTTCCTTCCTGGTGGGGCTTATCATGCTCATGGAG ggtGGCATGTACGTCTTCCAGCTTTTTGATTACTACGCCGCTAGCGGCATGTGTCTTCTCTTCATGGGCCTCTTTGAGACCGTCTGCATTGCATGGGTCTACG GTGCTGATCGGTTTTATGACAACATAGAAGACATGATTGGCTACCGTCCAGGACCTTACATCAAGTACTGCTGGATGTTCTTCACCCCGGCCACGTGTATT GGTACTTTTGCCTTCTCCCTCATTAAATACACACCCTTAAAATACAACAATGAGTATGTGTATCCGTGGTGGGGCTACGTGATTGGCTGGCTGCTGGCTCTCTCCTCCATGGTCTGCATCCCCTTGTGGATGGCCTACAAGATCAGCACCACTCAGGGAACGTTCAGAGAG CGCATCCGGCTGCTCATCACACCATCTGAGGACCTCCCCAAAAccaagagagagcaagagaggttGCTGGCCATTTTTGCCCCTGAGGAAGACACCGGTAGGAATAAAAATAACTACCACCCTGTGTCGGCGGAGCAAGATTCAAACTTATGA